A window from Erythrobacter sp. YJ-T3-07 encodes these proteins:
- the puhA gene encoding photosynthetic reaction center subunit H yields MESNVVGNLDVAILCVIAFVTFFVGLVVYLRREDKREGYPVEVSGVMDRTHAAEGFPAVPRPKLFYRPHGRGVAQAPRVEEPETVRPGQTLPPMAFPLDPGPDPLEEGIGAAAYTTLREDEPDLDVEGEPKLISLNDHPEYYIPTGDPDPRGWVLVSADEKIVGKVHDLWFNRAEFFLRYFEVSIDEAEGRRLIPSFFAEALPRDSAVRATTLIARDLRRAPIRADDSCITMREEDRLNGFFAGGLRFSTGHGQIHDPA; encoded by the coding sequence ATGGAAAGCAACGTCGTCGGCAATCTCGATGTCGCCATCTTGTGCGTCATCGCCTTCGTGACCTTCTTTGTCGGTCTGGTCGTCTACCTGCGACGCGAGGACAAGCGCGAGGGATATCCTGTCGAGGTCTCAGGCGTCATGGACCGCACGCACGCCGCAGAGGGCTTTCCGGCAGTGCCCCGGCCCAAACTCTTCTACCGCCCGCATGGCCGCGGCGTGGCGCAGGCCCCGCGGGTGGAGGAACCGGAAACGGTCCGTCCCGGGCAGACGCTGCCGCCGATGGCCTTTCCGCTGGATCCCGGGCCCGACCCGCTCGAAGAAGGGATCGGCGCTGCCGCCTATACGACCTTGCGCGAGGACGAGCCCGATCTCGACGTAGAAGGCGAACCCAAGCTGATCTCTCTCAACGATCACCCTGAATATTACATCCCGACCGGCGATCCCGATCCGCGCGGGTGGGTGCTGGTTTCCGCCGACGAGAAGATCGTCGGCAAGGTCCATGACCTGTGGTTCAACCGCGCCGAGTTTTTCCTGCGCTATTTCGAGGTTTCGATCGACGAGGCAGAGGGACGGCGGTTGATCCCATCCTTCTTCGCGGAGGCCCTGCCGCGCGACAGCGCAGTTCGGGCAACCACGCTGATCGCGCGCGATTTGCGCCGAGCACCAATACGCGCCGACGACAGCTGCATCACCATGCGCGAGGAAGACCGGCTCAACGGCTTCTTCGCCGGTGGCCTCCGGTTCTCCACCGGGCACGGCCAAATTCACGATCCCGCCTGA
- a CDS encoding CoA transferase has translation MMSLLAGMTVVEGAAFVAGPSCALYLAQMGARVIRIDQIGGGPDARRWPLGPQGESLYWQGLNKGKLSIALDYRSAEGRELAQRIVTGGEGLFVTNFPVDGFFAHEALQALRADQITLRVMGWPDGSPAVDYTVNAAVGLPLMTGHPDDDRPVNHVLPAWDLLTGAYAAFALLAAERERRASGEGRELRVALSDIAATSLAHLGNVAEVMLSGRDREKTGNNLFGAFGRDFSASDGARFMLVAITPKQWGGMVDALEIADEITQLERALGVDFAADEGARFTHRDKLDPVIEQGCARFSSSELQTRFDRAGVTWSRYRSLHEAVTQDARLFADNPVFSTVEHAGRAAYPTPGAAAHSPGVPREPAKPAPIIGADTDQVLAEHLGLGSGEIARLHDRGIVG, from the coding sequence ATGATGTCTCTGCTCGCAGGAATGACCGTGGTCGAGGGCGCGGCCTTCGTCGCCGGCCCGTCATGCGCACTCTACCTCGCGCAGATGGGTGCGCGGGTTATCCGTATCGACCAGATCGGCGGCGGGCCCGACGCGCGCCGCTGGCCGCTCGGTCCTCAGGGCGAGAGCCTCTATTGGCAGGGCCTCAACAAGGGCAAGCTGTCGATCGCGCTCGACTATCGCAGCGCGGAGGGGCGCGAGCTTGCCCAGAGGATTGTCACGGGTGGGGAGGGGCTGTTCGTGACCAATTTCCCGGTCGACGGCTTCTTCGCACACGAGGCGCTGCAGGCATTGCGCGCGGACCAGATCACCCTGCGCGTGATGGGCTGGCCCGATGGCTCGCCCGCGGTGGATTACACGGTCAATGCCGCCGTCGGCCTGCCGCTGATGACGGGCCATCCGGACGACGACCGACCGGTCAATCACGTCTTGCCCGCGTGGGATCTTCTCACCGGAGCCTACGCTGCCTTCGCACTGCTCGCCGCCGAGCGGGAGCGGCGGGCGAGCGGCGAGGGACGCGAGCTACGCGTTGCCCTTTCGGACATCGCCGCGACCAGCCTCGCGCATCTGGGCAATGTGGCCGAAGTGATGCTTTCGGGGCGTGATCGCGAGAAGACGGGCAACAACCTTTTCGGTGCCTTCGGCCGCGATTTCTCTGCCAGCGATGGCGCGCGTTTCATGCTGGTCGCGATTACACCCAAACAGTGGGGCGGGATGGTGGACGCGCTTGAGATAGCCGATGAGATCACACAGCTGGAGCGAGCGCTGGGCGTTGATTTCGCTGCGGATGAAGGCGCGCGGTTCACCCATCGGGACAAGCTCGATCCGGTGATCGAACAAGGGTGCGCCCGATTCAGCTCTTCCGAACTGCAAACCCGGTTCGATCGCGCCGGGGTCACCTGGTCGCGTTATCGCAGCCTGCACGAGGCGGTGACACAGGATGCGCGGCTGTTCGCGGACAATCCCGTCTTCTCGACGGTCGAGCATGCCGGTCGCGCAGCTTATCCGACGCCGGGCGCGGCGGCGCATAGTCCCGGTGTGCCGCGCGAACCCGCGAAACCCGCGCCTATAATCGGTGCGGACACCGACCAGGTTCTTGCCGAGCATCTCGGCCTTGGCAGCGGCGAGATTGCACGGCTGCATGATCGGGGGATCGTTGGGTGA
- a CDS encoding acyl-CoA dehydrogenase family protein codes for MSDIIDLSREACAAAQRYIEAARAATAGIVAPDGSPDPSLIEREQRRVHGLAWAATTLAALEALADWAARARRDGRFGAIEELTLRVGFGEYLHQLTSALPMGQGEFVRPFDLDAGAAADAMRAEPAVMHFLTHGNTAETRAELAALLAEGALPDEAFGDETLDMIRAQFRTFTAERIAPRAHQWHLADELIPIEVVQQMADLGVFGVCIAEEYGGLGLGKTAMCLVSEELSRGWICAGSLGTRSEIAGELIGENGTPEQKAALLPRLADGSILPTAVFTEPDTGSDLASVATRARVQDDGSWQITGAKTWITHAARADLMTVLCRTDPDTPGYGGLSMLLAHKTRGTEADPFPDEGLSGSEIEVLGYRGMKEYALGFDGFAVAADGLLGGAQGRGFKQLMRTFESARIQTAARAVGVGWNAFDLALRYALERRQFGKPLIAFPRVADKLAMMVAELVMARELTYSAARHKDAGKRCDIEAGQAKLLAARVAWTAADNGVQIHGGNGYALEYPISRVLCDARILNIFEGAAEIQAQVIGRGLLVGQP; via the coding sequence GTGAGCGACATTATCGACCTTTCGCGAGAGGCGTGTGCGGCAGCGCAGCGCTATATCGAAGCTGCGCGCGCTGCGACCGCCGGGATCGTCGCGCCGGATGGCTCGCCCGACCCATCGCTGATCGAGCGCGAGCAGCGCCGGGTGCACGGTCTGGCATGGGCGGCGACCACGCTCGCTGCGCTGGAGGCGCTTGCCGACTGGGCCGCGCGGGCCCGGCGCGATGGTCGTTTCGGCGCGATCGAGGAACTGACGCTGCGGGTCGGCTTTGGCGAATATCTGCACCAGCTGACGTCTGCCTTGCCGATGGGGCAGGGCGAGTTCGTGCGACCGTTTGATCTCGACGCTGGTGCCGCTGCCGACGCAATGCGCGCCGAACCGGCGGTCATGCATTTCCTGACCCACGGCAACACAGCTGAAACTCGCGCCGAGCTGGCTGCGCTGCTCGCCGAGGGCGCGTTGCCCGACGAGGCTTTCGGCGACGAAACGCTCGACATGATCCGCGCCCAGTTCCGCACCTTTACCGCCGAGAGGATCGCGCCGCGCGCGCATCAATGGCACCTCGCGGATGAGCTGATCCCGATCGAGGTGGTTCAGCAAATGGCCGATCTCGGCGTCTTCGGCGTGTGCATCGCAGAGGAATATGGCGGCCTCGGCCTTGGCAAGACCGCGATGTGTCTCGTCTCCGAAGAGCTCTCGCGCGGGTGGATATGTGCAGGCTCGCTCGGCACCCGGTCGGAAATCGCGGGCGAGCTGATCGGAGAGAACGGCACGCCGGAGCAGAAGGCCGCGCTGTTGCCGAGGCTCGCCGACGGCTCGATCCTGCCCACCGCTGTTTTCACGGAGCCGGATACCGGCTCCGACCTTGCCTCGGTTGCGACGCGCGCACGCGTGCAGGATGACGGTAGCTGGCAGATCACCGGCGCGAAGACCTGGATCACCCACGCCGCGCGCGCCGATCTGATGACCGTGCTGTGCCGGACCGATCCCGACACACCCGGCTATGGCGGCCTCTCGATGCTGCTCGCGCACAAGACGCGTGGGACCGAAGCCGATCCGTTCCCCGACGAGGGGCTCTCAGGCAGCGAGATCGAGGTGCTCGGCTATCGCGGGATGAAGGAATATGCTCTGGGTTTCGACGGGTTCGCGGTCGCTGCGGACGGTCTGCTCGGCGGTGCGCAGGGTCGCGGCTTCAAGCAGTTGATGCGGACTTTCGAAAGTGCCCGGATACAGACCGCAGCGCGCGCGGTGGGGGTGGGGTGGAACGCCTTCGATCTCGCGCTGCGTTACGCGCTGGAGCGCAGGCAGTTTGGCAAGCCGCTGATCGCTTTTCCGCGCGTGGCGGACAAGCTGGCGATGATGGTCGCGGAACTGGTGATGGCGCGAGAGCTGACCTATTCCGCCGCGCGTCACAAGGATGCGGGAAAGCGCTGCGATATCGAAGCGGGGCAGGCCAAGCTGCTCGCCGCAAGGGTCGCGTGGACCGCTGCGGATAACGGCGTGCAGATCCACGGCGGCAATGGCTATGCGCTGGAATACCCCATCAGCCGGGTGCTGTGCGATGCGCGGATTCTCAATATCTTTGAAGGCGCGGCGGAAATTCAGGCGCAGGTGATCGGGCGGGGGCTGCTGGTCGGCCAGCCTTGA
- a CDS encoding TorF family putative porin has translation MRFSRIAPVALLATTMFASPALAQDEEAGAEESGPIEISANVALTTDYRFRGVSFSGEDIAIQGGFDVAHESGFYIGAWGSSLEDSALYGNSELDIYAGWSGEVASGFSIDAGVLYYIYPNGNDLVGDSDYFEPYASVTAALGPVEATIGAAYAPEQGSALTDDNIYVYGDLGAGIPGTPISLAGHLGYSDGSLDYGSGGYLDWSLGASVSYDILTFGVAYVDTDLPDIAGQDGAVVFTLAASF, from the coding sequence ATGCGTTTTTCCAGAATTGCCCCGGTGGCGCTGCTCGCCACCACGATGTTCGCCAGCCCCGCGCTGGCGCAGGACGAAGAGGCCGGAGCCGAGGAAAGCGGTCCGATCGAAATCAGCGCCAATGTCGCGCTGACGACCGACTACCGTTTCCGCGGCGTTTCCTTCAGCGGCGAAGACATCGCGATCCAGGGCGGTTTCGACGTCGCTCATGAGAGCGGTTTCTATATCGGCGCATGGGGGTCCTCGCTGGAGGATAGCGCGCTTTACGGCAACTCGGAGCTGGACATCTATGCCGGCTGGTCGGGCGAGGTCGCATCGGGCTTCAGCATCGATGCCGGTGTGCTCTACTACATCTATCCCAACGGCAACGACCTTGTCGGCGACAGCGACTATTTCGAGCCGTATGCCTCGGTAACCGCGGCGCTCGGCCCGGTCGAAGCGACCATCGGCGCGGCCTACGCCCCCGAACAGGGGAGCGCGCTGACCGACGACAATATCTACGTCTACGGCGATCTGGGCGCGGGCATTCCGGGCACCCCGATCAGCCTTGCAGGGCATCTGGGCTATTCGGACGGCAGCCTCGACTACGGATCGGGCGGCTATCTCGACTGGTCGCTGGGGGCGAGCGTGTCTTACGACATCCTCACCTTCGGGGTCGCCTATGTCGATACCGACCTGCCCGACATCGCGGGCCAGGACGGCGCCGTGGTGTTCACGCTGGCCGCGTCGTTCTGA